The genomic stretch TAAACTTTGTGCGACCTTCGACAAGCTCAGGGTCACATAGTAAGCCTGCCAAGCCATTTTTTTAACCTGTGCAATCAATAATTCACCACGGAGACACAGAGGCACAGAGAAAAATTAACAGACAAGTCTCTTGAGGCCGTCTTTTAAAACAGGCACATTAAAATTCATAATAAGACCAATTTTAATCCCGGACAATCGTAAATAAGTCAACAGTTGTGCAGTATGAATTGGTAGTATGTCCTCGACTACTTTAATCTCAAGAATAACCTTTTCTTCGACTACAATATCAATTCGATACCCACAGTCAAGTTTGATTCCTTTGTATTCAAGAGGAAGAGGTCTTTGCCGTTCAAATTTCAAACCACTTAAATGAAGCTCGTGACAAAGGCATTCTTCATAAGCTGATTCCAATAGACCAGGCCCCAAATACCGATGAACTTCTATTGCCGCTCCAATTATTTGCTCTGTAAGTTCTTTTTCTAAAATCATTACTCCGTGCCTCCGTGTCTCTGTGGTGATTGCACAGGTCGAATCCCTTTATTTCCCCTTATTTTTCTATCCTTTAATATTGCCTTTGCGACTAATAGGTCATAAGGTACGGTAATTTTGATGTTCTCATAGTC from bacterium encodes the following:
- a CDS encoding GxxExxY protein, translated to MLEKELTEQIIGAAIEVHRYLGPGLLESAYEECLCHELHLSGLKFERQRPLPLEYKGIKLDCGYRIDIVVEEKVILEIKVVEDILPIHTAQLLTYLRLSGIKIGLIMNFNVPVLKDGLKRLVC